In one window of Rhodopseudomonas palustris HaA2 DNA:
- a CDS encoding DUF4239 domain-containing protein, giving the protein MIRAWLDLPTYGTFVTLALLYYGVALTLVVLTCASPLRGPVSKLNGVVAPFFSSVAVLFGLLTGFLGYDVTERNRQASRAVQAEAGELQNLYTLSVASVTDMRDIRIALKGYAASVLHDEWPAAHGESAPRTNAAYDTLLGELSDPAISRDASAAVHVAMLSAAVRVGTARNARLSLSTDRTSDLKWISVLLLGVITQVALTLVHLDKPRAMLAALTVFATGAIVALGMIALQEDPFGGVFRVSSTPIERLLSLSDTVAPPVAPAPAPATAPPSAAPK; this is encoded by the coding sequence TGATCAGGGCGTGGCTCGACCTTCCCACTTACGGCACCTTCGTCACGCTGGCGCTGTTGTACTACGGCGTGGCGCTGACGCTGGTCGTCCTGACCTGCGCCTCGCCGCTGCGTGGGCCGGTCTCGAAGCTGAACGGGGTCGTCGCGCCGTTCTTCTCCTCGGTTGCGGTGCTGTTCGGATTGCTCACCGGCTTCCTCGGCTACGACGTCACCGAGCGCAATCGCCAGGCGTCCCGGGCGGTGCAGGCCGAGGCCGGCGAACTGCAGAATCTGTATACGCTCAGCGTCGCCTCCGTCACCGACATGCGCGATATCCGCATCGCGCTGAAGGGCTATGCCGCGTCCGTGCTGCACGACGAATGGCCGGCCGCGCATGGCGAGAGCGCGCCGCGGACCAATGCGGCCTATGACACCCTGCTCGGCGAACTCAGCGATCCCGCGATCAGTCGCGACGCCAGCGCCGCGGTCCACGTGGCGATGCTCAGCGCAGCGGTGCGGGTCGGCACCGCGCGCAACGCAAGGCTCAGCCTGTCGACCGATCGCACCAGCGACCTGAAATGGATTTCGGTGCTGCTGCTCGGCGTGATCACGCAGGTGGCGTTGACCTTGGTGCATCTCGACAAGCCGCGCGCGATGCTCGCGGCGCTGACGGTGTTCGCCACCGGCGCGATCGTCGCGCTCGGGATGATCGCGCTGCAGGAAGATCCGTTCGGCGGCGTATTTCGGGTGTCGTCGACGCCGATCGAGCGGCTGCTGTCGCTATCCGACACGGTGGCGCCGCCGGTCGCGCCCGCCCCGGCGCCTGCGACGGCTCCGCCGTCCGCCGCGCCGAAGTAA